The sequence GTAGGCGAGCACCCGGCTCTCGCCGAAGGGGCCGCCGGCGGTCATCACCGACACGAGGTCGAAGGAGCGCAGCGCGCCGATGATGGTCACGACGAAGGCGATGAAGGTCGCGGGACGCAGCTGCGGCAGCACGACGTACCAGAGCATCCGCCAGCCCTTGGCGCCGTCGAGCCGCCCGGCCTCGATCTGCTCGGGATCGACCGCGTTGAGGCCCGTGAGATAGAGGATCATGCAATAGGCCGTCTGCGGCCAGAGCCCCGCGGCGATGATGCCGTAGGTGACCAGGTCCGGGTCGCCCAGCACCGCGACGGGGCCCAGCCCGAACACGCCGAGGAGCTCGTTGAACAGGCCGAAGGTCGGATCGTAGAACCAGGCGAAGACGAGGCCGACGACGACCTGACTGATCACGAAGGGAAAGAAGAACAGCGACTTGTAGATCCGGATGCCGGCGACGGTCTGGTTCAAGAACAAGGCGATGAACAGTCCGGCCGGGATGGCGAGCAGGTAGAGCACCAGCCAGATCACGTTGTTGCGCAGCGAGGTGTAGAACGCGTCGTCCCACCAGAGCTCCTCGTAATTGCGCAGGCCCACCCATTCCTTCGCCCCGAGCCCGTCCCACTCGTAGAACGAGATCTGGAAGGACTGGACGATGGGAAAGATCACGTAGAGCAGGAACATCGCCGCGCCGGGCGCGAGGAACAGCCAGGGCGCGAGCTTGAGCTGATTGCGCCGCCAGTAGCCGCCGAAGGCCGTGGGCGCCTCGGCCTTGCGCGCGGCTTCCTTCGGCGGCGTCGCGACGGCGACCATCGGATCACTCCCGGAGCGGTGCGGCGGACGAGGGGGGCGGGCGGCTCGGAGGTCGTCCCGGGCGCCGAAGGCGACCCGGGACCCGGAACAGCGGACGTGCTCCTTGCGGCCCGGAAAGGCCGCATCGCGGTCCCCCACCGGCGGCTCCCTCCATCGGCGGTTCCGCGACGCGGCGTGAACGCCGCGAGAGAGCCGATGGAGGATCTGGGTCCCGGGTCCGCTTTCGCGGCCCGGGACGGCAGGCGAGCCGGCTCAGTACACCCGCTGGCGCACGCGCTCGAGCCGCTGGAGGATGGCGTCCAGGTTGTCCGGGCGGACCATGAACTCCTGGAAGCCCTCCATGCCGGCCTTCGCCATCTCGGCCGGCGCGTCGCGATCGAAGAACTGGGCGAGCGCGTGCGCGTTCGAGAGCATCTCGAAGCCCTCCGCGAGGAACTCGTCGTCCTCGATCGTCGCAGCCGAGTTGATCGGCAGCTGGCCGAGCTGGGCGTTGATGATCGACTGGTTCTCCGCATCGACGACGTAGCGCAGGAAGGCGCGGGCGGCCTCCTTGTTCTGCGCCTGGGCGGGGATGTGGAACGTGTCCGTCGGCGCGTCCTCGGCCATCGGGATGCTGTCGTCGATCGCCGGGAACTGATGGAAGCCGATCTGGTCGTCCGTGAGGCCCGCCTCGCGCAGCGGCGCGACCACGAAATTGCCCATCAGGTACATCGCCGCGTCGCCCTGGACCATGAAGGGCAGCGCCTCCTGCCAGGAATAGGAGGTGTGGTTGTCGATGTAGGCGTTCATGTCGATGAGCTCGCGCCAATTGGCGAAGGTCGCCCGCACGCGCTCGTCGGTCCACGGCACCCGGCCGGCGGTGAGGTCCATGTGGAACTCGTAGCCGTTGGTGCGCAGGTTGATGTAGTCGAACCAGCCGGCGGCGGTCCAGAGGAACTTGGTGCCGATGGCGAAGCACTTGACGCCGTTGTCGAGCAGCGTCTGGCAGTTGTCCTTGAACTGGTCCCAGGTCTCCGGCTCGGACAGGCCGTACTGCTGGAACAAGTCCTCGCGATAGTACACGCCCCACTGATAGTAGGTGTACGGTACGCCCCACTGCTTGCCGTCTATCGTCATCGAGGCCTTGCTCGATGCGAGGAGGCGCGAGGTCTCCTCGTCCCACAGGTCCGAGACGTCCTCGAGCAGGCCCGCCTCGACATAGGGCGCCATGCGGTTGCCGGCGTGCCAGGTGGCGACGTCGGGGGCGTTGGCGGAGAGGAAGTTGCGCAGCTGGGTCTTGTAGGCCTCGCGATCGATGATCGTGGTCTCGATGGCGAGATCCGGATGCATCTCCTGGAAGCGCGCGATCATGTCCTCCATCGTCGCCCGAGGCGCCGGGTTCGACGTGTCGAGGAAGATCCGCAGATCCCCGGTGAGCGGCTCCTGCTGCGCCGAGGCCGGCCCGGCGAGGCCGACGAGCATGGTCGCGGCGGCGAGGGCGGCGAGGGTGGTCTTGGCGATGGGCATCTGGTTTTCTCCCGGAACTCGGTTTCACATATTGAAACCTTGTTTTGATTATTGAAAACGATGCCCCTCGTCGTTACGCTTGTCAATCACAAGAGCGCAGGGCGGCCGTTCGCGTCCCGATCCTGCGCCGGGGGATGGAGACGCGAGAGGATGGACAAGCCCGCCGGCGGTACGGTCGGAAAGGCGCTGGGGCTGCTCGACGAGGTGGCCGCCTACGGCCGCCCGGTTCGCTTCGCGGAGCTGCTCGCGGGCAGCGACCTGCCGAAGGCGACGCTCTACCGGCTGCTGCAGACCCTCGTCGGGCAGCGGATGCTCGCCTACGACGAAGCGAGCCATGCCTACGCGCTCGGATCGCGGCTGATCCGGCTCGCCCACGCCTCCTGGCAGCAGACCACGCTCGCCCCGCTCGCGCGCGCGCACCTCGACCGGCTGTCGCGGGCCATCGGCGAGACGGTGCACCTCGCCAAGCTCGACAACGGGCAGGTCCTCTACGTCGACAAGCGCAACGCGGCGCGCCCGATCCCGATGTTCTCGGACGCCGGCAAGATCGGCCCGGCCTATTGCACCGGCGTCGGCAAGGCGATGCTCGCCTTCCTGGACGAGCCGGCGCTCGAGCGGGCGTTGGCGCAGCAGAGCTGGTTCCCCCACACGCCGCACACGCACACGAGCCCGCAGAGCCTGCGCGCCGAGCTCGCCGCGATCCGCGCCGAGAGCGTCGCCTTCGATCGCGAGGAGCACGAGCCGCAGATCATCTGCGTGGCCGCCCCGATCCTCGACGCGAGCGGGCGTCCGCTCGGGGCGATGTCGGTGACCTCCTCGACGCTGCGGCATTCCCTCGCGGACCTCGCGGCGTTCGCGCCGCGGCTGCGCGAGACGGCGCAGGCGGTCGCGCGCGAGGCGGCGGCCTACACCTTTTCCGGCGCGACGCGCCCGGACCATCGCCCCGCCGACGGCGGGGCCTGATCCCGATGGAGCCCGACTCATGACCGGCGTGGTCCTGCAACA comes from Salinarimonas sp. and encodes:
- a CDS encoding sugar ABC transporter permease, with protein sequence MVAVATPPKEAARKAEAPTAFGGYWRRNQLKLAPWLFLAPGAAMFLLYVIFPIVQSFQISFYEWDGLGAKEWVGLRNYEELWWDDAFYTSLRNNVIWLVLYLLAIPAGLFIALFLNQTVAGIRIYKSLFFFPFVISQVVVGLVFAWFYDPTFGLFNELLGVFGLGPVAVLGDPDLVTYGIIAAGLWPQTAYCMILYLTGLNAVDPEQIEAGRLDGAKGWRMLWYVVLPQLRPATFIAFVVTIIGALRSFDLVSVMTAGGPFGESRVLAYYMFEVALSEYGFRMGYGAAIAVVLFLIMMIYIAFFLTKMYRDEKGV
- a CDS encoding extracellular solute-binding protein; its protein translation is MPIAKTTLAALAAATMLVGLAGPASAQQEPLTGDLRIFLDTSNPAPRATMEDMIARFQEMHPDLAIETTIIDREAYKTQLRNFLSANAPDVATWHAGNRMAPYVEAGLLEDVSDLWDEETSRLLASSKASMTIDGKQWGVPYTYYQWGVYYREDLFQQYGLSEPETWDQFKDNCQTLLDNGVKCFAIGTKFLWTAAGWFDYINLRTNGYEFHMDLTAGRVPWTDERVRATFANWRELIDMNAYIDNHTSYSWQEALPFMVQGDAAMYLMGNFVVAPLREAGLTDDQIGFHQFPAIDDSIPMAEDAPTDTFHIPAQAQNKEAARAFLRYVVDAENQSIINAQLGQLPINSAATIEDDEFLAEGFEMLSNAHALAQFFDRDAPAEMAKAGMEGFQEFMVRPDNLDAILQRLERVRQRVY
- a CDS encoding IclR family transcriptional regulator → MDKPAGGTVGKALGLLDEVAAYGRPVRFAELLAGSDLPKATLYRLLQTLVGQRMLAYDEASHAYALGSRLIRLAHASWQQTTLAPLARAHLDRLSRAIGETVHLAKLDNGQVLYVDKRNAARPIPMFSDAGKIGPAYCTGVGKAMLAFLDEPALERALAQQSWFPHTPHTHTSPQSLRAELAAIRAESVAFDREEHEPQIICVAAPILDASGRPLGAMSVTSSTLRHSLADLAAFAPRLRETAQAVAREAAAYTFSGATRPDHRPADGGA